In the Wyeomyia smithii strain HCP4-BCI-WySm-NY-G18 chromosome 2, ASM2978416v1, whole genome shotgun sequence genome, one interval contains:
- the LOC129724733 gene encoding succinate dehydrogenase assembly factor 2, mitochondrial: protein MFIHLSRYFNIRYASAFRSISSGRFLLVPPRDGDGNPPMIDLEDKSIPIPIYKEKQNEPLQLQKSRLLYQSRKRGMLENGLLLSTFAAKYLDSMNAQQTKLYDSLINTPSNDWDIFYWATGVKPTPPEYDNEIMTMLKDHVKNSNREQRYHQPNLN, encoded by the exons ATGTTCATTCATTTA TCGCGTTACTTCAACATCAGATACGCATCGGCCTTTCGGTCCATTAGTAGTGGTCGCTTTCTGTTGGTACCTCCTCGCGACGGTGATGGAAATCCTCCCATGATCGATTTAGAAGACAAATCGATTCCAATTCCTATCTACAAAGAAAAGCAAAATGAACCGCTTCAGCTGCAAAAATCTAG ATTGCTGTACCAATCCCGCAAACGCGGAATGCTCGAAAATGGGTTGCTTCTAAGTACTTTTGCAGCTAAATATCTAGATTCGATGAACGCTCAACAGACGAAGTTGTATGACAGTCTTATTAACACACCTAGCAACGATTGGGATATATTCTACTGGGCCACCGGTGTTAAACCGACTCCACCAGAATACGATAACGAAATCATGACGATGCTTAAAGATCACGTAAAAAATAGCAACCGTGAACAGAGGTATCATCAGCCCAATTTAAACTAA
- the LOC129724731 gene encoding DNA mismatch repair protein Mlh1 codes for MEPGTIRRLDEAVVNRIAAGEIIQRPANALKEMIENSLDAKSTSIQVVVKSGGLRSLQIQDNGTGIRREDLEIVCERFTTSKLQKFEDLSTIETYGFRGEALASISHVAQLTITTKTRHEKCGYKASYEDGKLKGQIKPCAGNQGTQILAEDLFYNVPLRKQALKAPNEEFQKISDVVSKYAIHNPQTGFLLKKIGENATVRTQAKSTVENNIKLIYGQSIGKALLKIDIDDDILQLKVEGFVTNVNFTLKKGIFIFFINHRLVESVNLKKAIDQIYSLYLPKGMSPFIYLSIELHPNNVDVNVHPTKHEVHFLHEDEIMAKITETVERVLLGGNVSRTFYTQALLPGASNPDSSKLNESSDAGDKARLDYKFVRTSHSDQKLDKFFGNVSRNGSMSENKYSQNLKCQRDTKLTSVLELRKAVEDDCDRDLRKIFCELTFVGVVDRTRALIQYDTKMFLTSTKVLWEELCYQILLFNFGNLSGLKFSNPLPLHDLANLALQDPESGWTEEDGPKPELVERIVEILVEKGSMLQEYFNLRINSDGKLESIPSLVNEYTPSMAYLPMYILRLATEVEWDEEQECFRTFCRETAKFYATIALSKEDSEYKWEVEHAIYPTIKQYFLPPTAFAKNGSLLQIANLPDLYRVFERC; via the exons ATGGAACCGGGTACGATTCGCAGGTTAGACGAAGCTGTCGTCAACCGAATAGCTGCAGGTGAGATCATACAACGGCCCGCCAATGCACTGAAGGAAATGATAGAAAACAGCTTGGATGCAAAATCAACCAGCATTCAAGTGGTGGTGAAATCTGGTGGTTTGAGATCATTGCAGATTCAAGATAATGGAACAGGTATACGTCGGGAAGATCTGGAAATCGTCTGCGAGCGATTTACCACATCTAAACTACAGAAATTTGAAGATTTGTCAACTATTGAGACCTACGGCTTCCGAGGTGAAGCACTAGCCAGCATAAGTCATGTGGCCCAACTAACTATAACAACCAAAACACGGCATGAAAAATGTGGCTATAAAGCATCCTACGAAGATGGAAAGTTAAAAGGACAAATTAAACCGTGTGCTGGTAACCAGGGTACACAAATTCTCGCTGAAGATTTGTTCTATAATGTTCCTTTGCGAAAACAAGCGCTTAAAGCGCCtaatgaagaatttcaaaagataTCGGATGTGGTGAGTAAATATGCCATTCACAATCCACAAACGGGattcttgttgaaaaaaatcggtGAAAATGCAACCGTTCGTACTCAGGCAAAATCTACTGTCGAGAACAATATTAAACTTATTTATGGACAATCAATAGGTAAAGCATTGCTGAAAATCGACATTGATGATGACATTCTACAATTAAAAGTTGAAGGTTTTGTAACTAATGTCAACTTCACGCTTAAAAAAggcatatttatatttttcataaatcaccgGCTAGTAGAGTCGGTTAATTTGAAGAAAGCGATTGATCAGATTTACTCTCTGTATCTGCCAAAAGGAATGTCACCGTTCATATATCTTTCTATCGAGTTACATCCTAACAATGTGGACGTGAATGTACATCCAACAAAGCACGAAGTTCACTTTTTGCATGAGGATGAAATTATGGCGAAAATCACTGAAACCGTGGAGCGTGTTTTGCTCGGAGGTAATGTTTCGAGGACGTTCTACACTCAAGCGCTTTTACCCGGCGCTTCGAATCCTGATTCATCGAAACTGAATGAATCCAGCGATGCGGGAGACAAGGCTAGATTGGATTACAAATTTGTTCGCACCAGCCATAGCGATCAAAAATTGGATAAATTTTTCGGAAATGTTTCTCGAAATGGAAGCATGagcgaaaataaatattcacaGAATCTGAAATGTCAAAG GGATACAAAATTGACCAGTGTGCTTGAATTACGCAAAGCTGTTGAAGACGACTGCGATCGGGATCTGCGAAAAATTTTCTGCGAACTCACTTTTGTCGGTGTTGTAGATCGTACTCGGGCACTGATTCAGTACGATACGAAAATGTTTCTTACTTCTACTAAAGTTCTCTGGGAGGAGCTGTGCTACCAGATACTGCTGTTCAATTTCGGCAATCTGAGTGGGTTGAAGTTTTCCAATCCGTTGCCCTTGCATGACTTAGCTAATCTTGCTCTGCAGGATCCAGAGAGTGGATGGACTGAAGAGGACGGTCCGAAACCTGAATTGGTGGAACGTATCGTTGAAATACTTGTAGAAAAAGGATCAATGCTGCAAGAATATTTCAATCTTCGTATTAACAGCGACGGAAAGCTGGAATCCATACCGAGCCTGGTGAATGAATATACTCCGTCGATGGCATATCTACCGATGTATATTCTACGTTTGGCAACGGAAGTTGAGTGGGATGAAGAACAGGAATGTTTTCGAACATTTTGTAGAGAAACTGCCAAATTCTACGCAACAATCGCACTGAGTAAAGAAGATTCCGAATATAAATGGGAAGTAGAGCATGCAATTTATCCAACTATCAAGCAATACTTTCTACCTCCCACAGCATTTGCTAAAAACGGTTCACTTCTTCAAATAGCTAATCTTCCAGATCTGTATCGTGTTTTTGAAAGATGTTGA